TTTTCATGATGGCTTTCCCCTGCGGCAAAGCCGTAAAGAAATAACCGGCACAGACAGCCAACGGCGCGGGGAGATACGTTAACGCGGTCTCCCCGCTTTAATTTTTATGTGATAAGGAGAATAGTCTTTGGATAACACCAAATACGGGAAATACATACTTAGCGAATACAAACAGCCAGCCGAGGAAGCGCCATGGAATCCCCCCATCACCACGGCGGAGGGCGGCAAGGGCGGGCGTATCCTTTTCCTGGACAGCGAACTGGTGCCGGGCGCTTTTTACATGGAGTGCGTCTGGATAATGCCCCACCCGCGGCTCACCCCGGAGGAAATAGAGGCGGCCAAGCAGCGCGGCCCCGACTCCCACGCCCACGACTACGATGAGGTGATTGCATTTTTCGGGTCAGACCCGACGCACCCGTACGACCTGGGGGCGGAAGTAGAGCTGTGGCTGGGGGACGAAAAGCACATCATCGACAAGACGAGCCTGGTCTTTATACCGGCCGGTCTTAAACACTGCCCGCTGGTCTTTCTGAAAGTGGACAAACCGGTGTTCCACTACACCACCGGGCCGGGTAAAATGTATTTCAAGTAGGTACAGGGGAAAGGGGGGGAGGGGACAAGGCATCAGACCTCTCCCTCTGTGTCTCCCTCTCCGTTGACAGAGAGGGAGAGGATTTTAGGATTGTCCGACAGGGCGAGAATGACCCGAACAATAAGGTGGAAGGCACTAGATGGATTCCAGCTTGCGCTGGAATGACAACGGGGGATGGGGGATACCCTTCGACTGACTCAGGGTGAGTGGGGGGTAGAGATTGCTTCGTTGCTGCGCGCCTCACAATGACAGGGTGGGGAAAGGGGCCTAAAAGACCCTTTTGATTTTCCGGCAGCTTTTATTAGTCCACCGGCCAGCCGATACGCCAGAAAATAATCCCGGCCACCGCCAGCAGCACGCCCAGGGCGATGGCAATCCATCCGCCGGTCTTTAAAGACCCGGGCTGCGGGGTCTCCACGTGACGCATGGTAAACTCACGCAGGTCCGGCTTCCGGGACAACTCCTCGAAGATACGCCTTTCCTCGCGCATGCCCCATAAAATCCCGAGGATGCCCAGGACGATAAACGCCCCACCCACGATGGTCAGTATCAGCCATTTTCCTTCATTCATAGAAACAATAAATCCCCGTACGGCCTTTGTGTGATAACTATACGTTATCCAGAGGGATTTTTCAACAGGATAAACGGGGATGCCTGAATAATGGCATACAGCCGGGACAGACGGAGAACCCGCCTCACACTAATGAAACGGGCCCTCCGCGCCATCCGGAATTACGTTTTAGGCAAGTACAATCTTACTGTATTTCAACTTTAGCGCCGGCGGCTTCCAGCTTGGCTTTGGCGGCGGCGGCGTCATCTTTATTGACGTTTTCCTTGACCGCTTTGGGGGCGGCTTCCACGAGGTCCTTGGACTCTTTTAGACCCAGGCTGGTCAGCTCGCGGACGGCTTTGATAACGTTAATTTTGTTGGCGCCGATTTCCTTGAGAATGACATTGAACTCCGTCTTCTCTTCTACCGGGGCGGCGGCTTCAGCGGCGGGGCCGGCGGCCATCATAGCGATAGGGGCCGCGGCGCTAACGCCGAACTCGGTCTCCAGAGCTTTTACCAGCTCCG
This genomic interval from Dehalococcoidales bacterium contains the following:
- the rplL gene encoding 50S ribosomal protein L7/L12; protein product: MADEVKAEEVKVEETAAEEKKPKAAKAKKSGAIEEIITTIKGLTVLELAELVKALETEFGVSAAAPIAMMAAGPAAEAAAPVEEKTEFNVILKEIGANKINVIKAVRELTSLGLKESKDLVEAAPKAVKENVNKDDAAAAKAKLEAAGAKVEIQ